One region of Chanodichthys erythropterus isolate Z2021 chromosome 19, ASM2448905v1, whole genome shotgun sequence genomic DNA includes:
- the LOC137007856 gene encoding E3 ubiquitin/ISG15 ligase TRIM25-like isoform X1 yields the protein MAEAALALCCSVCLHIPRDPMTIPCGHNYCKSCITDHWDAEYAKERNYRSVYTCPHPRCIQTFRPHRPNPSINTELVDLIEKLKNMMPEATLCYAEPDDVPCDVCTERKYKAVKFCSVCVVSFCELHLKPHRVSAAYEGHKLITASCAIKETICSVHKKPLEVYCQTDKEFACLLCVLEEHRGHEVVSAATERQAKRKEIEEMQSNSKSRIQRRESELTELTTSVETIRRSAQEAVGDMEKACSDLTDSIKAQCSEMIHLIRGQEETAVSQAEKLQEQLQQELSELQQRDANIQMLLSSEDDFLILQSIRSLSNPQKCENSPRVNMSCDGLFGQVRKSISDRKDKMMDLLEENRVQLSEEGEATALTQSESKSYIKSRHYKQVSC from the exons ATGGCGGAGGCTGCTCTCGCGCTCTGCTGCTCAGTCTGTCTGCATATTCCTAGGGATCCCATGACCATTCCCTGTGGACACAATTACTGCAAGAGCTGCATTACAGACCACTGGGATGCTGAGTATGCGAAGGAGCGAAACTACAGATCCGTCTACACCTGTCCTCACCCCCGGTGCATACAGACCTTCAGACCACATCGACCTAATCCCAGTATAAACACAGAGCTGGTAGATCTGATAGAGAAACTAAAGAACATGATGCCTGAAGCCACTCTGTGTTACGCTGAGCCCGATGATGTGCCGTGTGACGTCTGCACAGAGAGAAAGTACAAAGCAGTGAAGTTTTGCTCGGTGTGTGTGGTGTCTTTCTGTGAGCTACACCTGAAGCCTCACCGAGTGTCTGCAGCATACGAGGGCCATAAATTAATCACGGCTTCCTGTGCGATCAAGGAGACGATCTGTTCTGTTCACAAGAAACCGCTGGAAGTTTACTGCCAGACAGATAAAGAGTTTGCATGTTTGCTTTGTGTTCTGGAGGAGCACAGAGGGCACGAGGTCGTGTCAGCTGCCACTGAGAGACAAGCCAAACGG AAAGAGATTGAGGAGATGCAAAGTAACTCGAAATCGAGAATTCAGAGAAGAGAGAGCGAGTTAACGGAGCTCACAACATCAGTGGAGACGATCAGG CGCTCTGCACAGGAAGCAGTGGGCGACATGGAGAAAGCCTGTTCTGATCTGACAGACTCCATCAAGGCTCAGTGCAGTGAGATGATCCATCTGATCAGAGGTCAGGAGGAGACGGCCGTGAGTCAGGCTGAGAAGCTTCAGGAGCAGCTGCAGCAGGAGCTTTCTGAGCTTCAACAGAGAGACGCAAACATTCAGATGCTTCTGAGTTCTGAAGACGACTTCCTGATCCTCCAG AGTATTAGATCTCTCTCAAATCCTCAAAAGTGTGAAAATTCACCCAGAGTTAATATGAGTTGTGACGGCTTATTTGGACAAGTGAGGAAATCAATCTCTGACAGAAAAGACAAAATGATGGATTTACTTGAAGAGAATCGCGTACAGTTGTCTGAGGAAGGTGAGGCGACCGCACTGACACAGTCTGAGTCAAAATCTTACATTAAATCAAGACATTACAAACAGGTGAGCTGTTAA
- the tex47 gene encoding LOW QUALITY PROTEIN: testis-expressed protein 47 (The sequence of the model RefSeq protein was modified relative to this genomic sequence to represent the inferred CDS: deleted 1 base in 1 codon) translates to MRRSSKEENGRSLFHRQLTHRRRTRPDNELKFLLHRLIVVGRLSGGPADRTTVGVHFERLNVSVQRSRPGEEVTGVLLLYPEHALNVIECSTEALLSVLQDLRHMEENLHSGLILEPRILLVSHDLHSRLFQQWNYKLLSESDGRRTVVSEDQSSEELVRETLRQVLRLGRHLFNAAEQMTGSKVIPDEVLKDAADVIPPQAAVCRLVQMEALLSPARYLSTYHSPLHQLLDSVCRLLSVLFCHLLIIEGHVFGSFRPTTV, encoded by the exons atgCGGAGATCCAGTAAGGAGGAGAACGGCAGGAGTCTGTTCCACCGCCAGCTGACACACCGGAGACGGACACGGCCGGACAACGAGCTG AAGTTCCTGTTACACCGGCTCATCGTGGTCGGCCGTCTCTCCGGTGGACCCGCAGACCGGACGACGGTGGGAG TTCACTTCGAGAGGCTGAACGTCAGTGTTCAGAGGAGCCGTCCGGGAGAAGAGGTCACCGGCGTCCTGCTGCTCTACCCTGAACACGCGCTGAACGTCATCGAG TGTTCCACTGAAGCTCTGCTGTCTGTCCTGCAAGACCTGCGACACATGGAGGAAAACCTGCACAG CGGCCTGATCCTGGAGCCCAGAATCCTGCTGGTGTCCCACGACCTTCACAGCAGACTCTTCCAGCAGTGGAACTACAAGCTGCTGAGCGAGTCTGACGGCCGCCGTACCGTCGTCTCTGAGGACCAGAGCTCAGAGGAACTAGTGAGAGAGACTCTCCGTCAGGTCCTGCGGCTCGGGCGTCACCTCTTCAACGCAGCAGAACAGATGACG GGATCTAAAGTGATTCCAGATGAAGTTCTGAAGGACGCAGCAGATGTGATTCCTCCTCAGGCCGCAGTGTGTCGTCTGGTCCAGATGGAGGCGCTGCTGAGCCCTGCGCGCTACTTGAGCACGTATCATTCACCTCTTCATCAGCTGCTGGACTCTG TTTGCCGTTTACTGAGTGTGTTGTTTTGTCATCTGTTGATCATC GAAGGACATGTTTTCGGGAGTTTTCGTCCCACCACAGTGTAG
- the LOC137007855 gene encoding E3 ubiquitin/ISG15 ligase TRIM25-like, whose product MAEAALALCCPVCLDMPRDPVTIPCGHSYCMSCITGCWDHEDQKGIYSCPQCRQIFCPRPALTKNTMLADLAEKLKNMMPEATLCYAEPDDVPCDVCTGRKYKAVKFCSVCVVSFCELHLKPHRVSAAYEGHKLITASGAIKEMICSVHKKPLEVYCQTDKEFACLLCVLEEHRGHEVVSAATERQAKRKEIEEMQSNSKKRIQRRESELTELTTSVETIRRSAQEAVGDMEKACSDLTDSIKAQCSEMIHLIRGQEETAVSQAEKLQEQLQQELSELQQRDANIQMLLSSEDDFLILQSIRSLSNPQKCENSPRVNMSCDGLFGQVRKSISDRKDKMMDLLEENRVQLSEEVQKVQIFKPLHPKN is encoded by the exons ATGGCGGAGGCTGCTCTCGCGCTCTGCTGTCCAGTCTGTCTGGATATGCCCAGGGATCCCGTGACTATTCCCtgtggacacagttactgtaTGAGCTGCATTACAGGCTGCTGGGATCATGAGGATCAGAAGGGAATCTACAGCTGCCCTCAGTGCAGACAGATCTTCTGTCCGAGACCTGCTCTCACGAAAAACACAATGCTGGCAGATCTGGCAGAGAAACTAAAGAACATGATGCCTGAAGCCACTCTGTGTTACGCTGAGCCCGATGATGTGCCGTGTGACGTCTGCACAGGGAGAAAGTACAAAGCAGTGAAGTTTTGCTCGGTGTGTGTGGTGTCTTTCTGTGAGCTACACCTGAAGCCTCACCGAGTGTCTGCAGCATACGAGGGCCATAAATTAATCACGGCTTCCGGTGCGATCAAGGAGATGATCTGTTCTGTTCACAAGAAACCGCTGGAAGTTTACTGCCAGACAGATAAAGAGTTTGCATGTTTGCTTTGTGTTCTGGAGGAGCACAGAGGGCACGAGGTCGTGTCAGCTGCCACTGAGAGACAAGCCAAACGG AAAGAGATTGAGGAGATGCAAAGTAACTCGAAAAAGAGAATTCAGAGAAGAGAGAGCGAGTTAACGGAGCTCACAACATCAGTGGAGACGATCAGG CGCTCTGCACAGGAAGCAGTGGGCGACATGGAGAAAGCCTGTTCTGATCTGACGGACTCCATCAAGGCTCAATGCAGTGAGATGATCCATCTGATCAGAGGTCAGGAGGAGACGGCCGTGAGTCAGGCTGAGAAGCTTCAGGAGCAGCTGCAGCAGGAGCTTTCTGAGCTTCAACAGAGAGACGCAAACATTCAGATGCTTCTGAGTTCTGAAGACGACTTCCTGATCCTCCAG AGTATTAGATCTCTCTCAAATCCTCAAAAGTGTGAAAATTCACCCAGAGTTAATATGAGTTGTGACGGCTTATTTGGACAAGTGAGGAAATCAATCTCTGACAGAAAAGACAAAATGATGGATTTACTTGAAGAGAATCGCGTACAGTTGTCTGAGGAAG TTCAGAAAGTTCAGATCTTCAAGCCTCTTCACCCAAAGAACTGA
- the LOC137007856 gene encoding E3 ubiquitin/ISG15 ligase TRIM25-like isoform X2, with protein MAEAALALCCSVCLHIPRDPMTIPCGHNYCKSCITDHWDAEYAKERNYRSVYTCPHPRCIQTFRPHRPNPSINTELVDLIEKLKNMMPEATLCYAEPDDVPCDVCTERKYKAVKFCSVCVVSFCELHLKPHRVSAAYEGHKLITASCAIKETICSVHKKPLEVYCQTDKEFACLLCVLEEHRGHEVVSAATERQAKRKEIEEMQSNSKSRIQRRESELTELTTSVETIRRSAQEAVGDMEKACSDLTDSIKAQCSEMIHLIRGQEETAVSQAEKLQEQLQQELSELQQRDANIQMLLSSEDDFLILQSIRSLSNPQKCENSPRVNMSCDGLFGQVRKSISDRKDKMMDLLEENRVQLSEEVQKVQVF; from the exons ATGGCGGAGGCTGCTCTCGCGCTCTGCTGCTCAGTCTGTCTGCATATTCCTAGGGATCCCATGACCATTCCCTGTGGACACAATTACTGCAAGAGCTGCATTACAGACCACTGGGATGCTGAGTATGCGAAGGAGCGAAACTACAGATCCGTCTACACCTGTCCTCACCCCCGGTGCATACAGACCTTCAGACCACATCGACCTAATCCCAGTATAAACACAGAGCTGGTAGATCTGATAGAGAAACTAAAGAACATGATGCCTGAAGCCACTCTGTGTTACGCTGAGCCCGATGATGTGCCGTGTGACGTCTGCACAGAGAGAAAGTACAAAGCAGTGAAGTTTTGCTCGGTGTGTGTGGTGTCTTTCTGTGAGCTACACCTGAAGCCTCACCGAGTGTCTGCAGCATACGAGGGCCATAAATTAATCACGGCTTCCTGTGCGATCAAGGAGACGATCTGTTCTGTTCACAAGAAACCGCTGGAAGTTTACTGCCAGACAGATAAAGAGTTTGCATGTTTGCTTTGTGTTCTGGAGGAGCACAGAGGGCACGAGGTCGTGTCAGCTGCCACTGAGAGACAAGCCAAACGG AAAGAGATTGAGGAGATGCAAAGTAACTCGAAATCGAGAATTCAGAGAAGAGAGAGCGAGTTAACGGAGCTCACAACATCAGTGGAGACGATCAGG CGCTCTGCACAGGAAGCAGTGGGCGACATGGAGAAAGCCTGTTCTGATCTGACAGACTCCATCAAGGCTCAGTGCAGTGAGATGATCCATCTGATCAGAGGTCAGGAGGAGACGGCCGTGAGTCAGGCTGAGAAGCTTCAGGAGCAGCTGCAGCAGGAGCTTTCTGAGCTTCAACAGAGAGACGCAAACATTCAGATGCTTCTGAGTTCTGAAGACGACTTCCTGATCCTCCAG AGTATTAGATCTCTCTCAAATCCTCAAAAGTGTGAAAATTCACCCAGAGTTAATATGAGTTGTGACGGCTTATTTGGACAAGTGAGGAAATCAATCTCTGACAGAAAAGACAAAATGATGGATTTACTTGAAGAGAATCGCGTACAGTTGTCTGAGGAAG TTCAGAAAGTTCAGGTTTTCTAG